The genome window GGTCCCTTCGAGTTTCTTCTCCTGCCGGTCGAGCCGTGTCTCCCTGGCCCAGGTGCGCTTCAGGTCGTCGCGCACGTGCAGGCGCAGCCGGCCCAGCCCGTCCGTCTCCAGCTCGATCTGATCGCCGTCCTGGAAGGCGCTGAGCCCCCGGTGGTTGGTGCCCGTCGCGAGCACGTCACCGGGCTCGAGCGGATGGATGGCGCTGACCCACTCGATGCACCGGGGGATCTTGTGGGCCATGTCGCTGGTGTTGAAGTTCTGCTTGAGCTCCCCATTGACCCAGAGCCGGATCTGGAGGCTGCGCGGGTCGGGCACCTCGTCGGCGGTGACCAGGTACGGGCCCATCGGGGCGAACGTCTCTCGCGACTTCATCTGGTAGAAGGTGTTGCCGGCGGGGAGCAGGCCCCTGGCCGAGCCGTCGATGAAGTTCGTGTACCCGAAGACGTAGTCCATGGCCTCTGAGGCCCGCACGTTGGACGCCCGCTTGCCGATGATCACCGCCACCTCCGCCTCGCCCTCGAAGATGGTGGCGGGGACGTCGGGCAAGACCATGGTCTCGCCGTCGCCGATCACGCTGAGGGGCGACTTGTGGAAGGCGTTGATGGGGGCGGGCTCCGCGCGGGTCCCGTCCTCCATGTAGTTCACCGCCATGCAGACGATGTTGCAGGGCTTGGGCAGGGGAGGGCGGATCCTGACCTTGTGGAGCGGCACGCTCTCCGCCCGGGCGGCCGCGCCCTCGAGATGCTCCTTGTGCTCGTCGAACCGCGCGATCAGCGCGCTGATCAGGTCGTGCGGCCCGCTGTGCGGGATGCCCCGGACGGCGTGCGACACGTCGAAGACCGCGCCTCCCTTGAGGACGCCGAGCTTGAAGTCGTCGAAGAAGAGGAGCTTCACGCCCGCTCAGTTCCTCCCGGCGAGAGGCCCGCGAAGGAGGCGCCCCGGCAGGGCGCCCGTGTGCTTGCCGTCGCGCAGCAGGACCTCGCCGTTCACCACGGTGGCGGCGATGCCGCGGCAGCGCTGGGTCAGGCGCTTCGCACCGGCGGGCAGATCGTTGACCACCTCGGGCATCTCGGCGCCGATCGTGGCCGGGTCGAAGACGACGAAGTCTGCGGCGAAGCCTTCACGCACGAGGCCCCGATCCATCAAGCCCCACTGAGTCGCCGTGTCGAACGTCAGCATGCGCACCGCCTGCTCGAGCGTCAGCGCCTGCTTCGCGCGCACCCAGTGGCTGAGGAGATGCGACTGGAGCGAGGCGTCCATGAGCTGCGAGACGTGAGCACCCGAGTCCGAGAAGGTCACGACCGTGCGCGGGTGCTTGATCAGCTCGAGCGCGTGGTCCTGGTTCTCGTTGGCGATGGGCTGGAGGAAGAAGAGGTCGAGATCCTTCTCGAGGGCGACGTCGATCATGGCCTCGACCGGATCCACCCCGCGCTGGCGCGCGACCTCCGCCACTGAGCGGTGCGGTCCCTCGACCGTGTCCATGACGAAGAGCCAGTCGTAGATGGGCGGCCGCGCCTCGGTTCCGAGGGCTTTGCGGCTGTCGCGCTCGCGCGCGGCCTCGACCAGGCGGCGGCGCAGCTCCGGATCGCGGAGCCGCTGCTTCTGCTCGGCGAGCGGGAGCGCCCGCAGCTCCTTCCACACCGGCAGGCGGTCGAACGGCAGCTGGGTCTTGAAGGAGAGGATCGCGGAGAGCCAGCGGCTGTGCACCTGGGCGAACATGCGGCCGCCGGCGTCGGCGGTCTCATCGAGCAGCGCGGCGTACGTCCGCCAGATATCGGGCGCGTCCCTCCGGCTGAAGAGGCCGAAGGTAAGCGGGCGCCCCGTCTCGACCGCCAGCTCGCGCAGCCGGCGCTGGTAGTCCTTGAGGCCGGGGTGGCCCAGCTCGCGGTCCACGCTTTCGCCCGCGATCTCGAAGATGCCCGCGTTCATCTCGCCCATCGCGCCGACGAGGCGGCGAACCTCGTCCCACGCGGCGACGCGGCTCGCGACGGGACGGTGGTCTGGGGTCTCGTGGCTGGTTGACCGCGAAGTCGTGAAGCCCATGGCGCCGGCGGTGAGGGCGCTCCGCAGCTCCTTCTCCATCGCCTTGAGGTCATCCTCGGTGGCCGGCTGGTCGAAGGCGCGCTCGCCCATCACGTAGGTGCGCAGGGCGGAATGGCCGAGGTACCCCGAGTAGTTGATGCCCTTGGGCAGGGCCTCGACGGCGTCGAGGAACTCGGCGAACGTGGTCCACGTCCATTCGATGCCCGCCTCCATCGCCTCCGCGGAGATGTCCTCGGCGCGCTGGAGGTTGCGGATGACCAGGTTGCGGTCGGCCTTGGCGCAGGGGGCGAGGGTGAAGCCGCAGTTGCCCATGACGACGCTGGTAATCCCGTGCCAGCAGGACGAGGTGCCGAGCGGGTCCCAGAAGACCTGGGCGTCCATGTGCGTGTGCCCATCCACGAAGCCGGGGGACACGACCTGGCCCTCGGCGTCGATGACCTCGCGCGCCGACTCCCGGATGCGGCCGATGCTGGCGATGCGGCCGCCCTTCACGCCGACGTCGGCGCGGTACCGGGGCAGTCCGGAGCCGTCCACCACCCAGCCGTTCTTGATCACAAGGTCATAGGACATGAACCGCTCCTCCTTAGGTCAGGGCCTTGGGGCACCGCGCTCGTCGAAGTTGCCCCATGGTACTCCACCTTTGGGCGTACTCAAGAGGTTAGGAATCGGCTTTGACATCCTCCCAAGGCGCGCCTAGACTCCCTGAGCGCCAATATGGACCCAATATGGATATAGGCGTTTTCGACCATCTCGATCGGCGGGACGTGCCGCTCGCCGAGTTCTACGAGAGCCGGCTGCGCCTGCTCGAGAGGTACGACGCGGCCGGCTTCTACTCCTACCACTTGGCCGAGCACCACGCGACTCCACTGGGGCTGGCGCCCTCTCCGGGCATCTTCCTCGCGGCCGCCACACAGCGCACCCGGCGCATCCGGCTCGGGCCCTGCGTGTACTGCCTGCCGCTCTACGACCCGCTCCGGCTGATCGAAGAGGTCTGCATGCTGGACCAGCTCTCGCGGGGGCGCTTCGACTTCGGCGTGGGACGCGGGATTGTCCCCTACGAGATGGCGTACTTCAATCTGCACCACCTCGAGACCGAGGAGATCTACCAGGAGGCGCTCGAGGTCATCCTGCAGGGGCTCCAGAGCGAGGTGCTCGACCACCGGGGCAATCGCTACACATACCGGAAAGTCCCCATGATCCTCCGGCCCTTCCAGCAGCCGCACCCGCCGCTCTGGTACGGCCTGAGCCATGCCGCCGGCGCGGAGTGGGCGGCGACCAACCGCGTCCACGTCCTCACCAACGGCCCGAGCGAGGTGTCGGCGCCGCTCTTCGACCGCTACCGCGAGGTCTGGGAGCGCAAGCACGGCGGCGCAGCCATGCCCAAGCTCGGCATCTCGCGCCACATCGTCGTCGCGCCCACCGACGCGCAGGCCGAGGCGCTGGCGCGGCCGAGCTACGCCACGTGGTACGCGAACCTAACCAAGCTCTGGCGCGACTTCGGCTCGATCCCCATCCGCTTCGCCCGGGACTTCGACGAGGCGCGCCAGCGCGGCGTCGCCATCGCGGGCACCCCCGCGCGGGTGCGCGAGGAGATCGAGCGCCAGGTCGCCGCGAGCCGCTGTACCTACTTCGTCTGCCGGCTGATGTTCGGCGAGATGAGCGAGACCGAGGCCGCGGCGTCCATCGGCCTCTTCAGCAACGAGGTCATGCCGTATCTCACCGCGCTGGTTCCGCCTGGAGGTGGAGCGTGACGGCAAAAGCGTCTGTCCTCGAGTTCGGCATGGGCGTGGACGTTCACGGTCGGGACGCCACGAAGGCCGCCTGCCGCGCGGTATCGGACGCGATCCGGCATTCGAGCTTGCCGCTGCTCCATGATGTCCGGGAGCGCGGCGGGAAGATGCTGGTTGACGTCACCGTTGCGGTCCCCGACCCGGGGTCCGTCAATATCGATACAGTCCGGCGCGAGCTTCCTCACGGCGAAGTCACTGTCCACGCGGTGAGCGGAGGTCTGCGCGTGCCCGGCGCGGACACGATTATCGCGTGCGCGGCCATCACCGTCAGCATCGAGTACCCGGAGGCGTCAAGATGAACAGCCCCATCGGTCTCAAGCGGCTGCAGCACCTGGTCCTGTGGGTGTCCAACGTCGATCGGAGCGTCCGGTTCTACGAGGACGTCTTGGGCTTCGAGGTGAAGCGCCGGTACCCCAACGCGGCCTTCATGAAGATTCCCGGCAGCGCCGACGACCACAACCTCGGTCTCTTCGAGCAGCCGGGGGCTCCGAGGCCCGACGAGGGCGTGGCACGTATGTACCATTCGGCGTGGGAGGTCGGCGAGATCACCGATCTGGTCCGGGCGCGGCTGCGACTCGCCGAGGCGGGCGCGCTCGTCGGCCAGTCGGATCACGGCGTGAGCCTGTCGCTGTACGCCAAGGATCCCGACGGCCTCGAGTTCGAGATCTTCTGGACGGTACCGGGAGGCACTTCTGTCGGGACCAGGGCGCTGGACCTCGAAGCCGAGGTCGCCCGCTGGACTACCCAAGGCGTTTGACCACACCTTGAAGGAGGCGGGCATGCTGGCGATCTGGGTGAAGGCGCGCATCAAGCCGGGGGAGCGGCAGCGCTTCCTGAAGGCGATCGAAGTGGACGCGCTCGGTTCCGAGGGGGACGAGCCTGGGTGCCTGCGCTTCAACGTCCTCCAGGACGCGCAGGATGAGAACGTCTACTACTTCTACGAGGTCTACAAGGACGAGGCCGCGCTCGAAGCCCATCGCGCCACGCCGCACTACGCGGTCTGGAAGGCCGTCGCCGACACGCTGGACGGGCCGACCGAGCCGACCCGCTGCGGGACCGTGTTCCCGGCGGCGCGCGCGTACTGGGGCAAGTAAGCGCCGATTTCCGATATCACGGGTGAGCGCAGCGGCGGGGGTGTCTCGGATGTCGGTGTCAAGGGAGGAGGAGGACGCGGCGGGGGTGGAATCTCGACAAGGACCCCCTGTCATCTCGTTCCGCATGGGCGGAACGGCAGGTTCGAGAGCGTGCGGCCCGCTTAGCCGCATAGGAGGCAGGAGAGAATGGGCAATATCGGGAATCTCGGCTCAGAGGCTGGCAAACACATCGGGCTGGCCGCGGAGGCCCAGATGATATCGTGCAACGCCTCGCGGTGTATCACAGCAAGGGAACGAAGGCGTGCCCTGCAAGGTCGCGGAAACGCGGGTGCCGTCGGAGCTCGGTCGGGCTCGTTCGTCGTGCTATACAGAACTACGCAGCCGGATATCGCAGTTCAAGATACTGAGCGTTCGCCGCACTAGCGAGAGGTTCTGCAGATGACTGGCTACGATCGCTGGCGCCGGGTCCGCTACGCAGCAATGGCGATACGCGTTGGTGCGCTCGTCCTTGTGGCGTTCCTGCCCGCTCTCGCCAGTTTCGTTTCCGGGCCTGTCGGCGATGCACAAGCGCAGCACCAGCCTGCCGGGAAGGTCTACCGGATCGGCTTTTTGCGTCAGGGTCCGCCACCCAAGGCCTGGGTTGAGGCGCTTCAGCAGGGTCTACGAGAACGAGGATACGTCGAGGGTCGGAACCTAGTTTGGGAATTTCGGTCGACCGACGGCAGCCTGGACCAACTTCCGCAATTCGCCGAGGAGTTGGTGCGATTGAAGGTGGATCTCATCCTGGCTTCAGCTGCGTCAGCCGCGGTGGCCGCCATGGGCGCGACGTCTTCGGTGCCTATCGTGTTTGCGGGCGTCTACAACCCGGATAAGATCGGCCTCGTCCAGAGCCTGAGATATCCGGGGGGCAACATCACGGGAGTCGCCATCGCCGTCGATGCTGCGGAAATGACCGGTAAGCGCCTGCAGCTGCTTACGGAGCTCGTTCCGACGCTCAAGCGAGTCGCGATCCTGTCGCATCCGCCCCATCCGACCAACGCCATGCAGTTTCAGGGGGCGGGCGCCGCAGCACGCGCACTGGGCGTGCAGCTTGTGGAGGTCCCAGTGCGGGGCGGGGACGATTTCGATGCCGCCCTCAAGGCACTACGCGGCATCGACGGTCTGCTGCACGTCGACACTCCACTTTTCACGACGCACCGGGCTCGATTCGTAAAGGCGGCAGCAAGCACCCGACTGCCCGCGATCTATGCGCTCAAGGAATTCGTCGAAGTTGGAGGTCTCATGTCGTACGGTGTGGATGTTGTGGATGTGTACCGCCGTGCGGCGCCCTACGTGGACAAGATCCTGAAGGGCGCGAAGCCTGCTGACCTGCCTGTCGAGCAACCTACGAAGTTCGAGTTGGTGATCAACAAGAGGACGGTTAATGCTCTCGGCTTGGCGATCCCGCCGTCATTCCTGGTGCGAGTCGATCAGATCGTCGAATGACTGTCTGCATCGATGGGGCGTCGAACATGGCAGTGGAGCGGACGCTTGGCTCGCATCCGCTCGCCGCCGCCGCTCACCGCCAGCGTTCGGGTTCGGTTGTTGCGCGGGCCCGCAATCACCCTAATCGAACTGCCTGATGTCCGAGGTTGACCTCATCTGACAGGCTCCACCCTACGGAACCTGTCAAGGAGGCGTAAGGGCGATGGGCAAGGTCGTCTACGCGGCGGCGATGTCGCACGTGCTCTATCCCGACTACTACGGCAAGAACGTGGGGCCCCACGGGCGCCGGATGGTCGAGGAGCTGATCGCCGTGGTCCGGGACATGGGCCGCGACATGCTCGCCGCCAAACCGGACGCCCTCGTCGTGATCGCCGACGACCACCTGAACGTCTTCTCCTTCGACGCGATCCCGGCCATGTGCGTGCGCATCGGCCGCTCCGTCCAGCGCATGGTCCAGGACGACGCGATCGAGTTCGACCGCGCGCTCGACGGCCTGCCCGAGCGCTACCCCCTCCACGAAGATCTGGCCAACCGCGTCCTGGAGCAGGGGATGGAAGCGGGCTTCGACTTCGCCGCCTCGTGGTCGGCCCCGCTCGACCACGCGTTCCTGAGCCCCGTGAGCACGCTCTGCGGGCCTCTACCCGTGCCGCCCCTCGTCCCGTTCTGGGTTAACTGCTTTATCGCGCCGCAGCCCACGGCGCGCCGCTGCTTCGCGGCGGGCAGGCACATCGCCCGAGTCGTGGCTGAGGGGCCCTGGCGGGTCGCCGTGATCGCGACCGGCGGTCTCTCGCATTTTCCTGGCCTGTCGCTGGCCCGCGTTGGCACGTCCGACGTCCTATTCGACCGCTGGCTGGTGAGCCTCATGGAGGTGGGCGATCACGAGGCACTGTGCGCGCTCACCATGAAGGACCTCGACGAGAGCGGCTCCCACGAGTTCCTGAACTGGATGGTGCTGGTCGGCGCTGTCAGCACGGCCCGGGCCCGCGTCCGTTTCTTCGGCGAGATGGGCCGCATCGATCTCGCCGCCCTCGAGTGGGCGCTCCCATGAGCCGCTACGAGGTCAACGTCCTCCTCTACCGCCTGAAGAAGGACCAGGCCTTCCGGGCCCGCTTCCGCGACGACGCGCGCGCCGCGCTCGCCGCCGCCGAGCTCACCGACGAAGAGCGGGAGGCGTTTGTCCGCTGGGACTCGCGGCGGCTGAACGAGCTCGGCGGCTCGCTCCACCTGCTAATCTCCATCCCCGGGCACGGCGGGCACTGAGAGCGCCGCCGGCCGCGGGGTCGCGCTAGGGCGCTTCGACGGCGCGGGAAGCCAGGAGCGCGGCGATCCGCTCCTCGTCGTAGCCGAGGAGATTCGCGAGTACGTCGCGGGTATGCTGGCCCACGCGATGCGGGGCGGGGCCCTGCGGGTGGACCGGCTTGCCGTCGAGGTGGTAGGGACTGGCCGTCACGCGCACGTCCCCGCGGGCCGGATGCGACAGCGCCGGGAAGAACTTACGCTCGGCCAACTGGGGCGCCGCGATGACCTCGGCCGGGCGCAGGACCGGCGCGCAGGGTAGCCGCGCCTTGGTGAGCACGTCGATCGCCGCGTCCACGCTCGCAAAGTTGTCGAGCCACCGGCCGATTACCTCACGGAGCGCGCGCCAATTCGCCCGCCGCGCATCCGCCGTCGCGAAACGCGCATCGTTCGTCAGCTCCGGGCGCTCCATCACCTTGAGCAGCCTCGGCCAGAGTTCGGGCCCGCCCACGACCTGGAACGCCAGGTAGCGGTGACCGATCTTGTGGACCACCATGCCGGGCCGCGGATTGCCGTGCTCCTGGCCGCCATTGAGAACGGCCCCGAAGGTCACGCTGTCCGAAGCCACGAGGGCCTCGAGCATGGAGACGTCCAGATGCGCGCCGCGTCCCGTGCGCGCCCGCCGCCAGAGCGCGCCCAGGACGGCGGTGGCGGCATGGGTCGCGGCCAGCATGTCGGCGGCCTGGAGGTTCGAGGCCCGCGGGTTCGGCTCGTCGCCCTGCTCGAGGTGCATGAGCCCGGACATGGCGTTGATGGTGTGGGCGAAGGCCGGGCGGAGCCGCCACGGGCCCGTCTGCCCGAAGCCGGAGATGGAGCAGTAGACGATGTCGGGCTTCACCAGGCGGACCGCGTCGTAGTCGCAGCCGAGGCGGGCGACCACACCCGGCGTGAAGTTTTCGATGAAGACATCGGCGTGACGGGCGAGGTCGAGCACCACGCGGCGGCCCTCGGCGTGGGACAGGTCGACCGCCACGCTCTCCTTGCCCGCGTTGACGCGCGTGAAATACGTGCTCTGGTCGTCGCGGCCGGGCTCGAGCTGGTGCGGGTTGTGGCGCGTCTCCTCGCCGGTGCCCGGTCGCTCGATCTTGATGACGCGCGCGCCCATGTCGGCCAGCAGGCGCGTGCAGTACGGGCCCGCGAGGACGCGGGTGAGGTCGAGGATCAGCAGGCCGCTCAGCGGGAGCGAATCGTCGAGAGGCTTCGCCGCCGCCGGCGCCATCAGGCCAGGAAGTCTCGGCAGAGCGCTTCCCACATGGTGGCCGACAGGCGGAGGCTCTCCGTGTCGATGCGCTCATTGTTGCCGTGGAACATGAGCGGGTAGTCGGTGTAGGGAATGCGGCGGGAGTGCAGGGCGAAGCCGTAGGACGGCACACCCTTCCAGCGGAAGTACCGCGCGTCGGTGGCGCCGCCGGTGAGGCGCGGGATGATCTTGCTGCCGGGCACGAGCGCCTGCGTCACCCGGGCGAGCGCCTCGCCGAGCGGCGTGTCGAGCGAGGTCGTCGATCCTTCCTGGCCGCGTGGAGCATCGATCTCCACACGCGAGGCGAGATCGCCCAGCGCCTCCTTCAGCATGGCGTCCACGTCGAGCGGGCTCACCCCGGGAAGCGCGCGGATGTCGATGTCGATCGCGATGCGGTCGGGGATGACGTTGATCTTGGACCCGCCGTGCACGACATTCGGCGAGAAGGTCGTGTGGGTGCACGCGTGCGCAATTCGCGCGAGCCCCAACGGCTCGAGCGTGCGCACGGCCTCCAGCACGCGTTTGGGATCGGTCAGCGCCGCCTCGAGCTCCTTCGGCAGCTCCAGCTCGGCCACGTAGCGCCGCCACTCGTCGAGGATCTTCGCCTTGGGCTGGTAGACGGCTACCCGGCGCACCACCTCGGCCGCCGTGACGAGGGCGTTGTCCGTGCGGAAGGGCATCGAGCCGTGGCCGGGCGTGCCCTTGACCACGAGCCGCCGCCAGTTGACGCCCTTCTCGCCGACGGTCACCGGCAGCTTGATGCCCGAGGGCGCGGGGATGGGAACGCCGCCGCTCTCGGTGATCACGTAGTCGGCCTTGACCGCGTCGAACTTCTCGCGGGTCAGGTAGCTGGCGCCGTAGACGCTGCCGGCTTCCTCATCGGCGACGGCGAGGTAGATCAGCGTCCCGCGCGGCTTGAAGCCGCTCTTGGCCAGCCGCCGCGTGGCCACGGCCATCGTGGACGTGATGTTGAGCATGTCGGTAGCCCCGCGGCCCCAGACGATCCCGTCCACCACCTCGGCGCCGAACGGATCGCGCTCCCAGCCGGATGGGTTGACGGGCACCACGTCGGTGTGGCCCATGAGGAGGAGCGTGGGAGCTTTCGGGTCGCTGCCGTCTATTCGAGTTATGAGGCTGACCCTACCGGGCCCGGCCGCGTGGCGCTCGAAGGAGAGGCCCGAGCCCGCGAAATACGATTCGAGCGCGTCGGCGTTGCGCTCCTCGTGACCCGACTCCGGCGTGCCGTCGTTCACGCAGGCGTTCCTGATGAGGGCGCACAGCAACTCCGTCGCTTCGGTCTCGAGATTCTTCGGGTCGGTCACGGGGCCTCCTCGGGTCTGGGGTCAGGTCTTGAAATACTACATTCTGGTTCTGCAGGTCGTGACGGGCCAAACGCAATCGCCCGAATGTCGTATTTCAAGACCTGACCCCGAACTGAAGCGCGGCCTCGGCCTCGGCGATCATGCGTTCGATCAGCTCGCGCGCGGGCACGATCTCGCTGATGAGCCCCGCGCTCTGGCCGCAGGCGGCGTGGCCGTTCTCGATGTCGCCCTCCTCGCGCGCCCGGATGGCGGCGGGGAAGCCCACACGCTGCGCCTGGAGCGGGAAGGGCAGGATCTCGGCCGTGCGCTTCTCCCACTCGCGCGTGAAGTCGTTGCGGATCGCGCGGCAGGGCTTGCCGGTGGCGCCGCGATGGACCACCGTGCCTTCCTCGTCGATGGCGACGATCTTTTTCTTGTAGTTGTCGTGGCCGTAGGCTTCGTGGGTGGCGATGAAGCGCGTGCCCATCCAGACGCCGACGGCGCCCAGCGCCAGCGCGGCGGCAAGCCCGCGCCCGTCGGCGACACCGCCGGCTGCGACCACCGGCGTCGGTGCCACCGCGTCCACCACCGCGGGGATCAGCACCATCCCGCCGATGCGGCCCGTATGCCCTCCGGCCTCGTGCCCTTGCGCGATGACGGCGTCCACGCCGTTGGCGGCGTGGTCACGCGCCTGCTTGACGTTGCCGCAGAGGGCCATGACCTTGATGCCGAGGCGGTGGGCCTCGGCCGTGACGGGGCCGGGATTGCCGAGCCCGGCGATGAGCACCGGCACCCGCTCCTCGAGCGTCACGTCTGTCCACCCTTTGACCTGGTCGGTGAATTGCTCCACCTCGTCACCGGCTATGCGGATGGTCGCGAAGAGGACGTCCACGCCGAAGGGCTTGTCGGTGAGATCGCGCACGCGGCGGATCTCATCGCGCAGATGTGCGGGGGTGCCGTGGGCCGCGGCGATGACGCCGAGCCCGCCGGCCGCGGAGACGGCCGCCGCCAGGGAGGAGCGGGCGACGAAGGCCATGCCCGCCTGGCAGATGGGATAGCGGATGCCGAGGAGGTCGCAGAGCGGCGTGTGGAGGTTGCTGCGTGTCTTCGTGACCATGGCCGTGTTCCCTCCCGGTTGGCTCCGGCGGCCACTATCGCACGCGGCGGCGCCGGCGGCAATCGGGGAGTCGTCGCCGGGCCAATGGCTTAGAAGCGCTGGCCGATTGCGATACCCATGTCGTCGAGCCGCGCGATCCCGGAGCCGAGAAACAGTTATTCAAATGCAAAGATCCGCTTCCAGTCATTCTTCATGCTGATGACGACCCAACCCTTCTTCTTCGCCTCGGCCATCAGCGCGTCGGAGAAGGTGCCGACCTTGCTGTGGGGTCCGTAGGCGTACTCGCGCTGGGCATCATCGTGATGAACCAGCATCACGAGCCTCGCGCCGTCGCCCGCCTGGGTATACTCCAGCATCTGGCGGTCGCCGGTCGAGTTGCCGAAGGCCGCGTACGGCCGGCGCCCGATCATCAGGTGGATGCCCTCGGGCTTGCCGGCAAAGTTGTCGTTCAGCAGCAGCTTCGGCTCTTTGGTCAGAAACGGCCGCCCGCTCTTGTCATAGGCGTACTTCGTCCCGCTCGTGCTGCCGACCACCTGCTCGGGCGGGATGCCGTAGACCTGGTCGGCGAATACGCGCACGAAATCCTGGCCGCCGCCGGTCACGATGTAGGTCTTGTAGCCGTTGGTGCGCAGGTAGCGCAGCACCTCCTGCATCGGCTGGTACGTCAGCTCGGTGTACGGCCGCTTCCAGCGCGGGTGCTTGGCGGTCGCCAGCCACTGTGTCACCTCGGCCTTGAACTCCTCCACTGTCATGCCGGTCAGAGTCGCTTGGAGGATCTTTTCGAGATCGGAAAACAAGATCTTCGCGATGGCTGCGCCGTCGCCGGACAGCACCGTCTTGAAGGGCTCCACGTTCTTCAATTCGGGCTTCCTGGCCACCACCGCCGGCACCCGTTCCAGGCAGTAGATCACCTGCGGGTACATCGGCTGCTCGACCCACAGCGTGCCGTCCTGATCGAAGGTGGCGATCCGCGCTTCCGGCGCGACGAACTTCGGGCTCGCCTTGTCCGTGGTGGCCTGCACGAACTCCGTGATCGCCTTCTTGGCCGGCCCGTCGTTCCAGGACGGCAGCGGATCGGTCTGGGCATGCGCCTGGCCGAAGACGACTAGAAGAGCAGCCAGCGTCAGACCGCGGACTATTCGGTATGTCACTCCACGCCTCCTTGAAACACCGGTCATGTGCGCTGTGCCCTTCGGCTTGCCGCAGAGTTGTGAAAGTGTGCTTGGTCAGCGGATAGAGCCACGCCGCCGCGAGCGCTCAGCCCTTCAGCAGCTCCTCGGCGATGCGCTTGACGTCGCCGGCCTCGACCTGGCCCTTGTGGGTCTTCATGATGTCGCCGATGAGGCGCCCGACCTGCTTGCCGTCGACGATGCCGAGCGCGGCGAGGCGCTCTTTGACGAGCGCCCGCGCCGCCGCCTCGTCCATGCCCTTCGGCAGGTAGCCTTCGCAGAATTCCTGCTCAAAGCGAAGCTGCGCGGCGTGTGCGGCGCCGCGCTCGCCCAGCTTGTCGTACTCCGCGATGGCCTTCTGGAGCTGCTTGCGGTAGGCGCCGATGACGTCGAGGACGAGCGCGTCGTCGATC of Candidatus Methylomirabilota bacterium contains these proteins:
- a CDS encoding Os1348 family NHLP clan protein, whose protein sequence is MSRYEVNVLLYRLKKDQAFRARFRDDARAALAAAELTDEEREAFVRWDSRRLNELGGSLHLLISIPGHGGH
- a CDS encoding LLM class flavin-dependent oxidoreductase, with the protein product MDIGVFDHLDRRDVPLAEFYESRLRLLERYDAAGFYSYHLAEHHATPLGLAPSPGIFLAAATQRTRRIRLGPCVYCLPLYDPLRLIEEVCMLDQLSRGRFDFGVGRGIVPYEMAYFNLHHLETEEIYQEALEVILQGLQSEVLDHRGNRYTYRKVPMILRPFQQPHPPLWYGLSHAAGAEWAATNRVHVLTNGPSEVSAPLFDRYREVWERKHGGAAMPKLGISRHIVVAPTDAQAEALARPSYATWYANLTKLWRDFGSIPIRFARDFDEARQRGVAIAGTPARVREEIERQVAASRCTYFVCRLMFGEMSETEAAASIGLFSNEVMPYLTALVPPGGGA
- a CDS encoding fumarylacetoacetate hydrolase family protein; this encodes MKLLFFDDFKLGVLKGGAVFDVSHAVRGIPHSGPHDLISALIARFDEHKEHLEGAAARAESVPLHKVRIRPPLPKPCNIVCMAVNYMEDGTRAEPAPINAFHKSPLSVIGDGETMVLPDVPATIFEGEAEVAVIIGKRASNVRASEAMDYVFGYTNFIDGSARGLLPAGNTFYQMKSRETFAPMGPYLVTADEVPDPRSLQIRLWVNGELKQNFNTSDMAHKIPRCIEWVSAIHPLEPGDVLATGTNHRGLSAFQDGDQIELETDGLGRLRLHVRDDLKRTWARETRLDRQEKKLEGTTPQLTGKHAPAR
- a CDS encoding CoA transferase; the encoded protein is MAPAAAKPLDDSLPLSGLLILDLTRVLAGPYCTRLLADMGARVIKIERPGTGEETRHNPHQLEPGRDDQSTYFTRVNAGKESVAVDLSHAEGRRVVLDLARHADVFIENFTPGVVARLGCDYDAVRLVKPDIVYCSISGFGQTGPWRLRPAFAHTINAMSGLMHLEQGDEPNPRASNLQAADMLAATHAATAVLGALWRRARTGRGAHLDVSMLEALVASDSVTFGAVLNGGQEHGNPRPGMVVHKIGHRYLAFQVVGGPELWPRLLKVMERPELTNDARFATADARRANWRALREVIGRWLDNFASVDAAIDVLTKARLPCAPVLRPAEVIAAPQLAERKFFPALSHPARGDVRVTASPYHLDGKPVHPQGPAPHRVGQHTRDVLANLLGYDEERIAALLASRAVEAP
- a CDS encoding amidohydrolase family protein, which gives rise to MSYDLVIKNGWVVDGSGLPRYRADVGVKGGRIASIGRIRESAREVIDAEGQVVSPGFVDGHTHMDAQVFWDPLGTSSCWHGITSVVMGNCGFTLAPCAKADRNLVIRNLQRAEDISAEAMEAGIEWTWTTFAEFLDAVEALPKGINYSGYLGHSALRTYVMGERAFDQPATEDDLKAMEKELRSALTAGAMGFTTSRSTSHETPDHRPVASRVAAWDEVRRLVGAMGEMNAGIFEIAGESVDRELGHPGLKDYQRRLRELAVETGRPLTFGLFSRRDAPDIWRTYAALLDETADAGGRMFAQVHSRWLSAILSFKTQLPFDRLPVWKELRALPLAEQKQRLRDPELRRRLVEAARERDSRKALGTEARPPIYDWLFVMDTVEGPHRSVAEVARQRGVDPVEAMIDVALEKDLDLFFLQPIANENQDHALELIKHPRTVVTFSDSGAHVSQLMDASLQSHLLSHWVRAKQALTLEQAVRMLTFDTATQWGLMDRGLVREGFAADFVVFDPATIGAEMPEVVNDLPAGAKRLTQRCRGIAATVVNGEVLLRDGKHTGALPGRLLRGPLAGRN
- a CDS encoding putative quinol monooxygenase, which gives rise to MLAIWVKARIKPGERQRFLKAIEVDALGSEGDEPGCLRFNVLQDAQDENVYYFYEVYKDEAALEAHRATPHYAVWKAVADTLDGPTEPTRCGTVFPAARAYWGK
- a CDS encoding Lin0512 family protein, which produces MTAKASVLEFGMGVDVHGRDATKAACRAVSDAIRHSSLPLLHDVRERGGKMLVDVTVAVPDPGSVNIDTVRRELPHGEVTVHAVSGGLRVPGADTIIACAAITVSIEYPEASR
- a CDS encoding VOC family protein, whose product is MNSPIGLKRLQHLVLWVSNVDRSVRFYEDVLGFEVKRRYPNAAFMKIPGSADDHNLGLFEQPGAPRPDEGVARMYHSAWEVGEITDLVRARLRLAEAGALVGQSDHGVSLSLYAKDPDGLEFEIFWTVPGGTSVGTRALDLEAEVARWTTQGV
- a CDS encoding ABC transporter substrate-binding protein; translation: MTGYDRWRRVRYAAMAIRVGALVLVAFLPALASFVSGPVGDAQAQHQPAGKVYRIGFLRQGPPPKAWVEALQQGLRERGYVEGRNLVWEFRSTDGSLDQLPQFAEELVRLKVDLILASAASAAVAAMGATSSVPIVFAGVYNPDKIGLVQSLRYPGGNITGVAIAVDAAEMTGKRLQLLTELVPTLKRVAILSHPPHPTNAMQFQGAGAAARALGVQLVEVPVRGGDDFDAALKALRGIDGLLHVDTPLFTTHRARFVKAAASTRLPAIYALKEFVEVGGLMSYGVDVVDVYRRAAPYVDKILKGAKPADLPVEQPTKFELVINKRTVNALGLAIPPSFLVRVDQIVE